Proteins found in one Odontesthes bonariensis isolate fOdoBon6 chromosome 11, fOdoBon6.hap1, whole genome shotgun sequence genomic segment:
- the LOC142391831 gene encoding mitogen-activated protein kinase kinase kinase kinase 4-like isoform X7 produces the protein MANDSPAKSLVDIDLASLRDPAGIFELVEVVGNGTYGQVYKGRHVKTGQLAAIKVMDVTEDEEEEIKLEINMLKKYSHHRNIATYYGAFIKKSPPGHDDQLWLVMEFCGAGSITDLVKNTKGNQLKEDWIAYISREILRGLAHLHAHHVIHRDIKGQNVLLTENAEVKLVDFGVSAQLDRTVGRRNTFIGTPYWMAPEVIACDENPDATYDYRSDLWSCGITAIEMAEGAPPLCDMHPMRALFLIPRNPPPRLKSKKWSKKFFSFIEGCLVKNYTQRPPTEQLLKHPFIRDQPNERQVRIQLKDHIDRTKKKRGEKDETEYEYSGSEDDEEDPQEQEGEPSSIVNVPGESTLRRDFIRLQQENKERSEALRHQQLLQEQQLREQEEYKRQLLAERQKRIEQQKEQRRRLEEQQRREREMRRQQEREQRRREQEEKRRMEEMDRRRKEEEERRRAEDEKRRNDREQEYIRRQLEEEQRHLEKLQEQLLREQAMLLEFKWRELEEQRKAERLHKRLQQEQAYLLSLQHEAKQQPDDKAKLLSDLNKPPQTSTLPPDRALATTPQAQVLDTAVAVARGACESSRAPQTVPSEGSKSQAPAQEKTDETSPSQIVHSPTPHPPMTETPSDSKPPEAEGLEPDRPTEPVSQPPPPIREADERYRKNIQGSPLTAPPPKQPPLPPRSSEPYSNGGSSSEASAMHRPMEPQVQWSHLAALKSSNSAAPSPPPPPPVVSRSQSFSESGSVTSNFAQLHMRSQDPHHHHHHHPSPARTDPQPHPPLHHPQAQSRLEHQSSSEEVPPKVPVRTTSRSPVLSRRESPLPSQPSSQRNVGGNVEQRPLWDRVEKLQSRPGSGSSSGSSNSSSQASPGDRFRPRSSSKSEGSPLQRPENASKKPDEKNLSRPTRPADLTALAKELRAVDDVRPPHKVTDYSSSSEDSGTTDEEDDEEVDQEAGEESTSGAEDSRAGRLSNGETESAKTMLVEDLESEQACTPSKDGTLVIRQSQSESNSMSKHKSSSSFTPFIDPRLLQISPSSGSSLNNMAAFGQEGRLGDPLRADPSRKGSVVNVNPVNTRPPSDTPEIRKYKKRFNSEILCAALWGVNLLVGTESGLMLLDRSGQGKVYPLINRRRIQQMDVLEGLNVLVTISGKKNKLRVYYLSWLRNKILHNDPEVEKKQGWVNVGDLEGCVHYKVVKYERIKFLVLALKNAVEVYAWAPKPYHKFMAFKSFGDLVHKPLLVDLTVEEGQRLKVIYGSCSGFHAVDVDSGAVYDIYLPTHIQTHIQCHAIIILPNTDGIELLVCYEDEGVYVNTYGRITKDVVLQWGEMPTSVAYIRSNQIMGWGEKAIEIRSVETGHLDGVFMHKRAQRLKFLCERNDKVFFASVRQGGASQVYFMTLGRTSLMSW, from the exons ATGGCGAACGACTCTCCAGCTAAAAGTCTGGTAGACATAGACTTGGCTTCATTGCGG gATCCGGCTGGGATATTTGAGCTCGTGGAGGTAGTTGGAAATGGCACGTATGGACAAGTATACAAG GGACGACACGTCAAGACTGGACAGCTGGCTGCCATCAAAGTCATGGACGTCACGGAG gatgaagaggaggaaattAAACTGGAGATCAATATGCTGAAGAAGTATTCCCACCACAGAAACATAGCCACCTACTATGGTGCTTTCATTAAGAAGAGCCCCCCGGGACATGATGACCAGCTATGG TTGGTGATGGAATTCTGTGGTGCTGGGTCGATCACAGACCTGGTGAAGAACACCAAGGGGAACCAGCTGAAGGAAGACTGGATTGCCTACATCTCCAGAGAGATCCTCCGG GGTCTTGCCCACTTGCACGCCCACCACGTGATCCACCGCGACATCAAAGGCCAAAACGTCCTCCTGACTGAGAATGCTGAAGTTAAACTTG TCGACTTTGGAGTGAGCGCTCAGCTGGACCGGACGGTGGGGAGGAGAAACACCTTCATCGGGACTCCGTACTGGATGGCCCCTGAGGTCATCGCTTGTGACGAGAACCCAGATGCCACATATGACTACAGA agTGATCTGTGGTCATGTGGTATCACAGCAATTGAAATGGCAGAAGGAGCGCCAC CACTTTGTGACATGCACCCCATGCGTGCGCTCTTCCTCATTCCAAGAAACCCTCCTCCGAGGCTCAAATCGAAAAAATG GTCCAAAAAGTTTTTCAGTTTCATCGAAGGCTGCCTGGTGAAGAACTACACACAGCGTCCACcgacagagcagctcctgaagCACCCGTTCATCCGAGACCAGCCCAACGAGAGGCAAGTTCGTATACAGCTCAAAGACCACATCGACCGGACCAAGAAAAAGAGGGGCGAGAAGG ATGAGACGGAGTATGAGTACAGCGGCAGCGAGGATGATGAAGAGGATCCCCAAGAGCAGGAAGGAGAGCCCAG CTCCATTGTCAATGTGCCCGGTGAATCGACTCTCCGTCGCGACTTCATCCGCCTGCAGCAGGAGAACAAGGAGCGGTCGGAGGCGCTCCGTCACCAGCAGCTCCTCCAGGAGCAGCAGCTCCGAGAACAAGAGGAGTACAAGCGCCAACTACTGGCTGAGAGGCAGAAACGCATCGAGCAACAGAAGGAGCAGAGAAGGCGCCTAGAGGAG CAACAAAGACGTGAGCGAGAGATGAGGAGGCAACAAGAGCGCGAGCAGCGCCGCCGTGAGCAAGAGGAGAAGCGGCGCATGGAGGAGATGGATCGTAGGcgcaaagaggaggaggaacgcCGGCGAGCCGAGGATGAGAAGAGGAGGAACGATCGTGAGCAG GAGTACATCAGGcgtcagctggaggaggagcagcgACACCTGGAGAAGCTGCAGGAGCAGCTGCTCCGTGAACAGGCCATGCTGCTG GAGTTCAAGTGGCGGGAGCTGGAGGAGCAGAGAAAGGCCGAGCGCCTCCATAAGCGCCTGCAGCAGGAGCAGGCCTACCTGCTGTCGCTGCAGCACGAAGCCAAACAGCAGCCTGACGACAAGGCAAAACTCCTCTCAGACCTTAACAAACCTCCACAGACCTCCACTCTGCCCCCTGACAGAGCCCTCGCCACAACCCCACAAGCTCAGGTGCTCGACACGGCCGTTGCTGTAGCGAGAGGCGCTTGTGAGTCCTCCAGAGCCCCTCAGACCGTCCCCTCAGAGGGCTCCAAATCCCAGGCACCAGCGCAAGAGAAGACTGATGAGACCAGTCCCAGCCAGATTGTACACTCTCCCACCCCCCATCCCCCTATGACTGAAACCCCCTCTGACTCGAAACCTCCCGAGGCAGAAGGTTTGGAGCCTGACAGGCCCACCGAGCCTGTTAGTCAACCCCCTCCGCCTATCAGAGAG GCTGACGAGCGCTACCGTAAGAATATTCAGGGCTCCCCTCTGACTGCCCCTCCTCCCAAGCAGCCCCCTCTGCCTCCCCGCTCCTCCGAACCATACTCCAACGGCGGCTCCTCCTCTGAGGCCTCCGCCATGCATCGCCCTATGGAACCTCAG GTCCAGTGGTCACACCTGGCTGCTCTAAAGAGCAGCAACAGCGCCgccccctctcctcctcctcctccgcctgtgGTCTCTCGCTCCCAGTCCTTCAGCGAATCCGGCAGTGTGACTTCTAACTTTGCACAACTCCACATGCGTTCCCAGGatccccaccaccaccaccaccaccacccttcGCCCGCACGCACTGACCCCCAACCCCACCCTCCCCTCCACCACCCTCAGGCCCAGTCTAGACTCGAACACCAGAGCAGCAGCGAGGAGGTCCCTCCCAAG GTACCAGTGAGGACAACATCCAGGTCTCCTGTGCTGTCGCGCCGAGAGTCTCCTCTGCCATCACAGCCCAGCAGCCAGAGGAATGTTGGCGG AAATGTGGAGCAGCGCCCGCTGTGGGACCGAGTGGAGAAGCTGCAGTCTCGGCCAGGCAGCGGCAGCTCCTCCGGCTCCTCCAATTCAAGCTCCCAGGCCAGCCCGGGTGACCGCTTCAGGCCACGCT CTTCCTCTAAATCTGAAGGATCGCCTCTCCAGCGGCCTGAAAACGCTTCCAAAAAACCGGATGAAAAGAACCTCTCCAGGCCTACTCGACCAGCT GACCTGACGGCTCTGGCCAAGGAGCTGCGTGCAGTAGACGACGTGCGGCCTCCCCACAAGGTGACGGACTACTCCTCTTCCAGCGAGGACTCGGGCACCACAGACGAGGAGGACGACGAGGAGGTGGACCAAGAGGCAGGGGAGGAGTCCACCTCAGGAGCCGAGGACTCCAGAGCTGG GCGGCTGAGTAATGGAGAGACGGAATCTGCTAAGACCATGCTGGTGGAAGACTTGGAGAGCGAGCAAGCCTGTACACCCTCTAAGGATGGCACACTGGTCATCAGACAG TCCCAGTCAGAGAGCAACTCCATGTCCAAACACAAATCTTCCTCTTCGTTCACTCCCTTCATCGACCCACGCCTTCTCCAGATATCTCCATCCAGTGGCAGCTCCCTCAACAACATGG CAGCATTCGGGCAAGAAGGACGGCTTGGAGACCCGCTGAGGGCCGACCCTTCCCGTAAAGGCTCGGTGGTTAACGTCAACCCGGTCAACACGCGTCCGCCGAGCGACACTCCAGAGATTCGCAAGTACAAGAAGAGGTTCAACTCTGAGATCCTGTGTGCGGCTCTCTGGG GAGTGAACCTGCTGGTGGGGACGGAGAGCGGTCTGATGCTACTGGACCGCAGCGGTCAGGGGAAGGTCTACCCGCTGATCAACCGGCGGCGCATCCAGCAGATGGACGTCCTCGAGGGGCTCAATGTCCTGGTCACCATATCAG GGAAAAAGAACAAGCTGCGAGTATATTACCTGTCGTGGCTCAGAAACAAGATTTTGCACAACGACCCCGAGGTGGAGAAAAAGCAGGGTTGGGTCAACGTGGGTGACCTGGAGGGTTGTGTCCACTACAAAGTCG TGAAGTATGAGAGGATTAAATTCTTGGTACTGGCCTTGAAGAACGCAGTAGAGGTGTATGCCTGGGCACCCAAACCCTACCACAAGTTCATGGCCTTCAAA TCTTTTGGTGACCTGGTGCACAAGCCTCTGCTGGTCGACCTGACAGTGGAGGAAGGGCAGAGGTTAAAGGTCATCTATGGCTCCTGCTCGGGCTTCCACGCCGTAGATGTAGACTCTGGTGCCGTCTACGACATCTACCTGCCCACACAT ATCCAGACCCACATTCAGTGCCATGCCATCATCATCTTGCCAAACACTGATGGGATCGAGCTGCTGGTGTGCTACGAGGACGAGGGCGTCTATGTCAACACCTACGGACGCATCACCAAAGATGTGGTGCTGCAGTGGGGAGAGATGCCAACTTCAGTGG CCTATATTAGGTCAAACCAGATAATGGGCTGGGGTGAGAAGGCCATAGAGATCCGCTCAGTGGAGACGGGCCACCtggacggcgtatttatgcacAAGAGAGCCCAGAGACTCAAATTCCTCTGTGAGAGGAACGACAAG GTCTTCTTTGCCTCTGTGCGTCAAGGAGGTGCCAGCCAAGTGTATTTCATGACCCTGGGACGCACCTCTCTTATGAGCTGGTAG
- the LOC142391831 gene encoding mitogen-activated protein kinase kinase kinase kinase 4-like isoform X4, with product MANDSPAKSLVDIDLASLRDPAGIFELVEVVGNGTYGQVYKGRHVKTGQLAAIKVMDVTEDEEEEIKLEINMLKKYSHHRNIATYYGAFIKKSPPGHDDQLWLVMEFCGAGSITDLVKNTKGNQLKEDWIAYISREILRGLAHLHAHHVIHRDIKGQNVLLTENAEVKLVDFGVSAQLDRTVGRRNTFIGTPYWMAPEVIACDENPDATYDYRSDLWSCGITAIEMAEGAPPLCDMHPMRALFLIPRNPPPRLKSKKWSKKFFSFIEGCLVKNYTQRPPTEQLLKHPFIRDQPNERQVRIQLKDHIDRTKKKRGEKDETEYEYSGSEDDEEDPQEQEGEPSSIVNVPGESTLRRDFIRLQQENKERSEALRHQQLLQEQQLREQEEYKRQLLAERQKRIEQQKEQRRRLEEQQRREREMRRQQEREQRRREQEEKRRMEEMDRRRKEEEERRRAEDEKRRNDREQEYIRRQLEEEQRHLEKLQEQLLREQAMLLEFKWRELEEQRKAERLHKRLQQEQAYLLSLQHEAKQQPDDKAKLLSDLNKPPQTSTLPPDRALATTPQAQVLDTAVAVARGACESSRAPQTVPSEGSKSQAPAQEKTDETSPSQIVHSPTPHPPMTETPSDSKPPEAEGLEPDRPTEPVSQPPPPIREADERYRKNIQGSPLTAPPPKQPPLPPRSSEPYSNGGSSSEASAMHRPMEPQVPVRTTSRSPVLSRRESPLPSQPSSQRNVGGNVEQRPLWDRVEKLQSRPGSGSSSGSSNSSSQASPGDRFRPRCESPASSKSEGSPLQRPENASKKPDEKNLSRPTRPADLTALAKELRAVDDVRPPHKVTDYSSSSEDSGTTDEEDDEEVDQEAGEESTSGAEDSRAGRLSNGETESAKTMLVEDLESEQACTPSKDGTLVIRQSTADIKRLVSLSSSSSSSPGSGNGHGLPEKNGFASRIHHLPDVIQQSHHSPSSSTSILSSSFSSSYSSSSSSFPSSSSQASPAMTPQISLDELTAIESQSESNSMSKHKSSSSFTPFIDPRLLQISPSSGSSLNNMAAFGQEGRLGDPLRADPSRKGSVVNVNPVNTRPPSDTPEIRKYKKRFNSEILCAALWGVNLLVGTESGLMLLDRSGQGKVYPLINRRRIQQMDVLEGLNVLVTISGKKNKLRVYYLSWLRNKILHNDPEVEKKQGWVNVGDLEGCVHYKVVKYERIKFLVLALKNAVEVYAWAPKPYHKFMAFKSFGDLVHKPLLVDLTVEEGQRLKVIYGSCSGFHAVDVDSGAVYDIYLPTHIQTHIQCHAIIILPNTDGIELLVCYEDEGVYVNTYGRITKDVVLQWGEMPTSVAYIRSNQIMGWGEKAIEIRSVETGHLDGVFMHKRAQRLKFLCERNDKVFFASVRQGGASQVYFMTLGRTSLMSW from the exons ATGGCGAACGACTCTCCAGCTAAAAGTCTGGTAGACATAGACTTGGCTTCATTGCGG gATCCGGCTGGGATATTTGAGCTCGTGGAGGTAGTTGGAAATGGCACGTATGGACAAGTATACAAG GGACGACACGTCAAGACTGGACAGCTGGCTGCCATCAAAGTCATGGACGTCACGGAG gatgaagaggaggaaattAAACTGGAGATCAATATGCTGAAGAAGTATTCCCACCACAGAAACATAGCCACCTACTATGGTGCTTTCATTAAGAAGAGCCCCCCGGGACATGATGACCAGCTATGG TTGGTGATGGAATTCTGTGGTGCTGGGTCGATCACAGACCTGGTGAAGAACACCAAGGGGAACCAGCTGAAGGAAGACTGGATTGCCTACATCTCCAGAGAGATCCTCCGG GGTCTTGCCCACTTGCACGCCCACCACGTGATCCACCGCGACATCAAAGGCCAAAACGTCCTCCTGACTGAGAATGCTGAAGTTAAACTTG TCGACTTTGGAGTGAGCGCTCAGCTGGACCGGACGGTGGGGAGGAGAAACACCTTCATCGGGACTCCGTACTGGATGGCCCCTGAGGTCATCGCTTGTGACGAGAACCCAGATGCCACATATGACTACAGA agTGATCTGTGGTCATGTGGTATCACAGCAATTGAAATGGCAGAAGGAGCGCCAC CACTTTGTGACATGCACCCCATGCGTGCGCTCTTCCTCATTCCAAGAAACCCTCCTCCGAGGCTCAAATCGAAAAAATG GTCCAAAAAGTTTTTCAGTTTCATCGAAGGCTGCCTGGTGAAGAACTACACACAGCGTCCACcgacagagcagctcctgaagCACCCGTTCATCCGAGACCAGCCCAACGAGAGGCAAGTTCGTATACAGCTCAAAGACCACATCGACCGGACCAAGAAAAAGAGGGGCGAGAAGG ATGAGACGGAGTATGAGTACAGCGGCAGCGAGGATGATGAAGAGGATCCCCAAGAGCAGGAAGGAGAGCCCAG CTCCATTGTCAATGTGCCCGGTGAATCGACTCTCCGTCGCGACTTCATCCGCCTGCAGCAGGAGAACAAGGAGCGGTCGGAGGCGCTCCGTCACCAGCAGCTCCTCCAGGAGCAGCAGCTCCGAGAACAAGAGGAGTACAAGCGCCAACTACTGGCTGAGAGGCAGAAACGCATCGAGCAACAGAAGGAGCAGAGAAGGCGCCTAGAGGAG CAACAAAGACGTGAGCGAGAGATGAGGAGGCAACAAGAGCGCGAGCAGCGCCGCCGTGAGCAAGAGGAGAAGCGGCGCATGGAGGAGATGGATCGTAGGcgcaaagaggaggaggaacgcCGGCGAGCCGAGGATGAGAAGAGGAGGAACGATCGTGAGCAG GAGTACATCAGGcgtcagctggaggaggagcagcgACACCTGGAGAAGCTGCAGGAGCAGCTGCTCCGTGAACAGGCCATGCTGCTG GAGTTCAAGTGGCGGGAGCTGGAGGAGCAGAGAAAGGCCGAGCGCCTCCATAAGCGCCTGCAGCAGGAGCAGGCCTACCTGCTGTCGCTGCAGCACGAAGCCAAACAGCAGCCTGACGACAAGGCAAAACTCCTCTCAGACCTTAACAAACCTCCACAGACCTCCACTCTGCCCCCTGACAGAGCCCTCGCCACAACCCCACAAGCTCAGGTGCTCGACACGGCCGTTGCTGTAGCGAGAGGCGCTTGTGAGTCCTCCAGAGCCCCTCAGACCGTCCCCTCAGAGGGCTCCAAATCCCAGGCACCAGCGCAAGAGAAGACTGATGAGACCAGTCCCAGCCAGATTGTACACTCTCCCACCCCCCATCCCCCTATGACTGAAACCCCCTCTGACTCGAAACCTCCCGAGGCAGAAGGTTTGGAGCCTGACAGGCCCACCGAGCCTGTTAGTCAACCCCCTCCGCCTATCAGAGAG GCTGACGAGCGCTACCGTAAGAATATTCAGGGCTCCCCTCTGACTGCCCCTCCTCCCAAGCAGCCCCCTCTGCCTCCCCGCTCCTCCGAACCATACTCCAACGGCGGCTCCTCCTCTGAGGCCTCCGCCATGCATCGCCCTATGGAACCTCAG GTACCAGTGAGGACAACATCCAGGTCTCCTGTGCTGTCGCGCCGAGAGTCTCCTCTGCCATCACAGCCCAGCAGCCAGAGGAATGTTGGCGG AAATGTGGAGCAGCGCCCGCTGTGGGACCGAGTGGAGAAGCTGCAGTCTCGGCCAGGCAGCGGCAGCTCCTCCGGCTCCTCCAATTCAAGCTCCCAGGCCAGCCCGGGTGACCGCTTCAGGCCACGCTGTGAGTCCCCCG CTTCCTCTAAATCTGAAGGATCGCCTCTCCAGCGGCCTGAAAACGCTTCCAAAAAACCGGATGAAAAGAACCTCTCCAGGCCTACTCGACCAGCT GACCTGACGGCTCTGGCCAAGGAGCTGCGTGCAGTAGACGACGTGCGGCCTCCCCACAAGGTGACGGACTACTCCTCTTCCAGCGAGGACTCGGGCACCACAGACGAGGAGGACGACGAGGAGGTGGACCAAGAGGCAGGGGAGGAGTCCACCTCAGGAGCCGAGGACTCCAGAGCTGG GCGGCTGAGTAATGGAGAGACGGAATCTGCTAAGACCATGCTGGTGGAAGACTTGGAGAGCGAGCAAGCCTGTACACCCTCTAAGGATGGCACACTGGTCATCAGACAG AGCACAGCTGACATAAAGCGGTTGGTCAGtctctcatcttcctcctcttcctcgccTGGCTCTGGCAATGGCCACGGCCTCCCAGAGAAAAACGGCTTTGCCAGCCGCATACACCACCTCCCAGACGTTATCCAGCAGAGCCATCACTCCCCCTCCTCTTctacatccatcctttcctcctccttctcctcctcctactcctcctcctcttcctccttcccCTCATCGTCTAGCCAGGCCAGTCCTGCAATGACCCCACAGATCTCCCTGGACGAGCTCACTGCCATAGAG TCCCAGTCAGAGAGCAACTCCATGTCCAAACACAAATCTTCCTCTTCGTTCACTCCCTTCATCGACCCACGCCTTCTCCAGATATCTCCATCCAGTGGCAGCTCCCTCAACAACATGG CAGCATTCGGGCAAGAAGGACGGCTTGGAGACCCGCTGAGGGCCGACCCTTCCCGTAAAGGCTCGGTGGTTAACGTCAACCCGGTCAACACGCGTCCGCCGAGCGACACTCCAGAGATTCGCAAGTACAAGAAGAGGTTCAACTCTGAGATCCTGTGTGCGGCTCTCTGGG GAGTGAACCTGCTGGTGGGGACGGAGAGCGGTCTGATGCTACTGGACCGCAGCGGTCAGGGGAAGGTCTACCCGCTGATCAACCGGCGGCGCATCCAGCAGATGGACGTCCTCGAGGGGCTCAATGTCCTGGTCACCATATCAG GGAAAAAGAACAAGCTGCGAGTATATTACCTGTCGTGGCTCAGAAACAAGATTTTGCACAACGACCCCGAGGTGGAGAAAAAGCAGGGTTGGGTCAACGTGGGTGACCTGGAGGGTTGTGTCCACTACAAAGTCG TGAAGTATGAGAGGATTAAATTCTTGGTACTGGCCTTGAAGAACGCAGTAGAGGTGTATGCCTGGGCACCCAAACCCTACCACAAGTTCATGGCCTTCAAA TCTTTTGGTGACCTGGTGCACAAGCCTCTGCTGGTCGACCTGACAGTGGAGGAAGGGCAGAGGTTAAAGGTCATCTATGGCTCCTGCTCGGGCTTCCACGCCGTAGATGTAGACTCTGGTGCCGTCTACGACATCTACCTGCCCACACAT ATCCAGACCCACATTCAGTGCCATGCCATCATCATCTTGCCAAACACTGATGGGATCGAGCTGCTGGTGTGCTACGAGGACGAGGGCGTCTATGTCAACACCTACGGACGCATCACCAAAGATGTGGTGCTGCAGTGGGGAGAGATGCCAACTTCAGTGG CCTATATTAGGTCAAACCAGATAATGGGCTGGGGTGAGAAGGCCATAGAGATCCGCTCAGTGGAGACGGGCCACCtggacggcgtatttatgcacAAGAGAGCCCAGAGACTCAAATTCCTCTGTGAGAGGAACGACAAG GTCTTCTTTGCCTCTGTGCGTCAAGGAGGTGCCAGCCAAGTGTATTTCATGACCCTGGGACGCACCTCTCTTATGAGCTGGTAG